Genomic window (Salvelinus fontinalis isolate EN_2023a chromosome 3, ASM2944872v1, whole genome shotgun sequence):
TTCTAGACAACAGCTCgtagatacagtgcgggtaggctgTGCGGGTAGTCTaaatgatgagattattatggataagagcgagaatatttatttgtcaaacggcagtcacgcttcgatcatcatgtcaccagaatgaAATTGTACCGAAGCTTCCATCactcgcataaaaactgtggatggaaacatggttatTGACTCAAATATAAACAACTTTGTGTACTCTCTCTCATATAATATTGTAGGAACACCAATGCAAATACAAAAAGATCCACAGAGTCGCATATGAGTCACGCTCATAACTACATCACAGTGGCCTACTTTTCAGGAAGTACCCGTgagaaagaaaaaacattgatCGTGAGTTAGTATCCCAAGGAAAAGGCAGAAAATTCGTTCAATTAGCATATTCCTTGAAATCATCAAACAACAGTCCTTCAGGCAGCCTTGAAGTTTGAAGGGGTGGGTGGAGTATTCCTTCATATACGAAGGCAAACAGACCATTGCAGCGGAGGTGAGGTGAGTTATAGGGGTATTAGCTCATCACTTTTTATGGAGGTACTTTAGCTGATACAAGGATTAATTTAAACACCCAGCGCAGggtaatatcccacaaacacctCATTCAGGAGATTAATTCCAAGCTGTGACATAAAGCTTTCTCGCTGAAAATCAACTGCTGAAATTTCCTCCAAGACAACGGTAGGTCGACCCAAGGAAAAGGTTAATTGGTTAGTTTGGTTCACAATGCAGGGTAAATGGAGGGTAAAATCATCTTAATTAAACACTGATGATCTTTATGTCGTACCATGACTAAGCACagccaacacatacacacaatgaagACTATGGATAGAGTCATAGCAGTATGTTTCATACAGTGATGGGAAATTATCCACTGCAAATGATTGCACCCACCAAAGCAGACATTAGCTCACTTAGCTAAAGCCTCGCTCTCTAGTGCTGATCCACATGCTTAAAGCACTTGGCACTTAAACTAACTTTGAAATTTAAGCTTGTTTCAAAACAACAGCACTTAAACCAGTAGTTTACCTCGGTAGAGGAACATGAGTGTCTCCCATAGACACAGGCACAGCAGTGGGTCCTTCACCACCAGGCGCGATAGCCGTCCGGCCAGATGCCCGTCGGGCCGCGACCCGTCCTCCATGCCCAGGCCCCCATCCCAGGTGGAGAGCAGCGATGGGGGGCCTCCATCCCCCCGGCAGGCGCAGCGCGATATGGGCCTCTCCCTGGCCTTAGGGCCCAGCAGCAGCTGTCTGAAATAGGGACTGACAGCACATAGCACAGCGGCGTGCCCCCAGCCCAGTTCCTTGCCAGAGTCCCCGGAGTAGAAGGCGACGTCGGCGAACTGGCCGCCACGCTCCAGCAGCCACTGTAGGTCCTTAGAGAAGCTGGACTCCTCCACTCGGATGGGGGGAAGACGCGCTGAAGGGATGGAGTGAGAGATGGGTTCAGGAAAGGGGGAGTCGTGGGAgaaaagggaagagaggagatgagatgttgGAATGACAAAGAGGAGAGTAAAAGCACAGAGGGAAAATGGGAGGAGTAAGTGTCAACATCGTTATGTATGTGGCTCCGATGGAATAAAAATgggggaggttagagagagagagatcaagagaaagaaacagagacagaaaaatAAGGGAGGGGAGAAGGTTGGAAAGAATAAaggattgatgagaaaaaaagagGGAGAACAAAAAGATGATCAGACAGTTAGCTTAGGGAGTTGGGTGTGGGAACGAGGGATGAGGGAAAAGCAGAGAGTATTAAGTAGAAGgtaaacagagcgagagagtgtgAAGGTATGTAAATCACTGTTCTATTATAAACCTATTTATGCTTAATCCATGCTGTACCCCTGTGCACCTCATCACTTTTTTATGGCCACTCTGTTTTAGTCTGGTATACAGGCAAGGCTGTCCAGGAATCAATGCACTTCATATTTCATGGACTGTGCACTATAAAGAGAGAAAGTTAAGTAGTTGGACGAGCACCAGCCAAGCCAGCCCACCCACGCACCCACTTTGGCAGTGTTGCTCTTACCTGTCAATCACCAGGTCAAAGTTCATCAGACATAGCGGCTACATGGCAAGGCTGCTATATTCAGTATGTTAACTGTAGCTTAGCCGTGTGTTCGTATTTTTATTTgagatttttttgttgtaatttctgcccccttttttctccccaatttcggtATTACGATCTTatttcatcgctgcaactccccaacgggctcagtagaggcgaaggtcgagtcatgcgtcctccgaaacatgacccgccaagccgcATCTCTTGACACCCACTCGCTTaaaccggaagccagctgcaccaatgtgttggaggaaacaccattcaactgacgaccgaagtcagcctgcaggcgcccggcccgtcacaaggagtcgctagagcgcgatgagctaagtaaagcccccccggccaaccctcccctaacctggacgacgctgggccaattgtgcacccccctatgggactcccggtcacagctGGCTTAGCCGTGTGTTCGATTTCTGTGTCCATGAACACAGATAGGTGTAAAATTTGTAATAACACATTCACaagaataaataataaaataatgaaCACTATAGGGTGAAGGGCTGACTAACAGATGATTCGAAACTTTGATAAAGCAATGAAAGTCTATATTCTATATTTAGTAAAGGAAGAAAATTGTCCACTAACTGTTTGCTACACCAAAATGTGATCTTCTATTGAAGTGACAACGTTTCAACAATGTTTCAACCAACATGATATGATCTTCGTCACTTGAGTATTGTAGTACTATCACTAAGCTTCACTAACTGTTCTTTAGGAGCAGCAAACGGTGAGTCTGTATTCATTTTCATTGCTGTATTTTGTCCAGCTCCTGTGGCATGTTTGGATGTGTGCAATTACTCTCTTTTCATAATTCAAAATTAAGCCCATGAGCCCAAAATAGCCCTGGCGTTCTGATCTCAGATCTCACAGACTTTGGATCCATGCAATAATAAATCCCCAAAAGTAATGAATCTACTATATTGGAGCAATTGTGGAAGAAATATTAACACTATTCCACTAATCTGTGTCTGCTATCGATTTAGTTAAAACTTAAACTGTGAATTTGGTTGGTTATTAAAGAGTCACATACAGTTGGCTGATTTAAAAATGTTAAATACAATTTAAGTTAACAATAATATCTAGTAGCATGttaacaacaacagcagcatgcAAAGACACATATAAATTATTTAAAGGGGCTTCTCATCTTGCATTGCCAGTCTCTAACCTGGCTGTTCCAGATGAGGGGGGTGGGGCTCATTCAGCTTGTTGCCCCGCCTCTTCTCCGGCCTCTCTTTGGCCTTCTGCTTCAAACACTGAATCATGAAGTACTCCAGCTgaatacatacacaaacacatgctTGTTAGAATAAACCCACACACaccaataaaacattttaatcaCATAGCAGCCAGTCCCCATTCTTATCTTCACTAGTACAATGGCCAATAACATAATACTTTGCCATCTGCATCATCGATGATGATTGATAACATAGAACACACCAATCATAAATCACACCATCAAACAATATAATCAGTTAATAACTGGCTGATGCCAACACTCACCACGCTGCCAAAGTAGCGACCCACAAAGACATGGTTCAGGGAGGGCAGCTCCAGGTAAGTGGCCCCCAGGTCCCTAGAGAGCTGCAGGCCCTCACTATGGGGGACACAGCTGCTCCAGTCTGATGCACACAGGGGGCACGTGCAGGGGGGGCCCTCATCTGGACAGTGAGGGGACAGGGAAGAGGTGAGTGATACAGGACAACATTTACCTCCTCTAAGCGTACACCCGCAAAAAATAGGTATTACCCACACAACTTCCAGCAGAACATATCAAGATGCTCTTTTATCCATCAAAGATATAACCACATACTGAAATTCAGACAGATTTACAATGCATGCACAGAGGCACACTGTGCATGCGCATACTGTAGCCTACACGCAGAGACACAGTCAGAGTGCGAGAATATGGAGAGAAAATTACAGGGAAATGGAGGGAGGAGTAAAGAGGTACAGAAACAGCATAAAAGCAGAgaaggagccagagagagagacagaacgagtgTGGCGGTCTGCTCAGTGCCAAATGCAAGGGATAAATCACTCTGCTAATAAAACTACAGGCATAGGGTGAAAGCCAGAcactgtctgtggtgtgtgtgtgtgcgtgtgtgtgaacaGTATGTGACGTGTCCTGCAATGATTCTGCCCTAGGTGGTCTCCTAAACCAAGGCAACAGGAAACACAGCTGTCATTCTCCACATTCATTAGGGGATAGTTTTAGCATAGACAATAAAGCAGTGACAAAAAAGACACAAAAACATAGTGTCAGGTCCACCACTATCACACAAGGCCCCTCTCTCACCACCAAAGAGTTATCAAATACTATTATCATCTTGCAATGAAGCTCTGGCAAGATCTAAAAGCATCTCACTGAGCTAAAAAGTAACCCATCACGAATGTCCTGGATTTGTTTACACAGCTGAAATGAAAAGGACTTATGGTCACGCATATAGACATTAAAGTGGGCTTGATGGTTAATACTTTGCTAGTTTAATACCACCGACCTGGGCAATGCTACATGTCACACTGTACCACTCAAAATGTACTGTGGTtctacttttgtgtgtgtgtgttacttttgtgtgtgtgttacttttgtgtgtgtgtgtgtgtgtgtgtgtgtcaggctttGGACTGACTTTGCCTACTTCTTTCTTGCACCAAATTATGCttggtttgtttgttgttttagCCACAAAGACATTACTTAGAGACAAAATCCTGGGGCCTGTTTGAGATTGAATCATAAGATGAGCATCATGCTCTTAACTGAGAGGACAGGGAAAAAACAAATCCACTCCTTCGGCAGTTTTCCCTGCTCCTAGAGTATGTAACGTAGCAATCGTTTGGTAAGCCATATTTGTAAAATGTGTAAATATAAAGATCAATTAATTAAGACTATTTCAAAAGACTCAAAATTCTGTGATTTTTGGATGATATTAGTTTGGGTTTATTGGATCGTAAAAACAGAGTTATGTCACATGTCATAAACATGGTTGGATGTCATAACCTTTTATGAATGGTGTGAGAGGCCACATAACCAATCATTGTCAGTATTTTTATACTCTTAAGTGCTATGAGGCAACCACTGACTGCAACGGAATGTAAGACTGCCTAGCAAAACTTCTACCACTTGACTCATGATGCAAAATATCATCCTTATTTAACAAGGCGGGTCCATTaagatttgtattttatttaagatggtgaccTGGCATGTGGTAAGTGCATGGTAATACAGCACAAGAAGACACAACACGTCCCAACAGGAAAAAATGGTGTTGTGGTCAAGGATAGACCAATGGGATCTCACCGTTTAGGCGGGCGCCCACAGCAACCAAAATGACGGGCACGCCCCAGTGACGTAGCAGGGGGCGGAGTCTAGGGGCATATCCGTTGCGCACCTGCTGGAACGCCAGTTTGTCGTTGATCGAGTACTTGATGACCAGGATGTCAGCCTGTTCTAGAACGCTCCGCACACTGGCCCAGTCACTGTCCAACAGATCCTGTCCACACACAGAGTACATACACACATTTTAAATACTTTCTTTGAATCCACAAATCACATTACGGTCGAGGATTCAAACATTTTACAGGACACAGATATATTTTTCTCAAAACTGCTAGGCTGCCCATGACAGCTGACACAGAGCAGTATTTTGCTAGCTGCTTTGCCTTTGTCCTATGCAGTCCTGCAATCTGAAGGCCACGTACGGTCATGCCCGAGACCCCTAAATATCTGCACTACAAGTTGCATTGATAACCAAGGCTGTTTAAGTGTGACATAAGGGGCTGGTGTTTTTAGTATTAAAGAAAACAGATAAACATCCAACCAAAATCTTACAAGATAATGTTTGTGAATTTGcactgtctgtcacacacacacatcttgaaTGCATCAACATTATAGGGCCCGTTTCCCAGATCCagtttaagccccccccccccccccccctaaaaataACGGTTAATTGCGACTTGTAATCAGTCTCCATCAGACCTGAGAAGAAGTGGTTAGATTTGTTCCACTGACCTTGCTGAAAACAATTTCGGAATTCAAAATGTGTGTGCATCTCAAGAGCGCCCCTCACACTCAAGGAAGCCAGgtaaacaaacacaaacagtGGCTGGCAGAGTGACTCACTCACTCCTTTATAATGACAATATTCTTCTGACCATACAAATGCATTTTTCCCTGCCTGCTTATTGGACTGGCTGGGCCCCTGATAACCTACATCTGTCTCCACTAATGAAATTCATTCTGAAAGGGAAAATATTAGCCACTGTTGGCTGAAGACAAAGCATCAGGAAAGTAgacgaacagtgaaatgcttactttcgggcccttcccaacaatgcagtgagATTTTGAAATATTTTgaaataatataaaaataatcACCCACCCCAACATTTCCAgagccaaaacacacacacacttacccagcTAGGGCAGTCCTGCACCACCACAGTGACGTCTCCAAAAACGTGGGACGTGTACTCCATGAAGGCCGGGTTGGACAGGCTGCTCTCCTCAGGCCCTCCGGCCATGGCGCCGTGGCCCAAATAACTCCACAGCAGGCCCCCCTGGAGCTGGCCCTGACCCATGGCCTCTTCTCCTGGCCCCACTCCCCCGGGGCACTCACTGCCCAGCGCAACAATATGAATGGACCTGTAAGCAAAGCACACCAGATGGGGGGACACAGTCAGGGTCAGACCCATTAGGAACCAGACAAGCAGAGATGGGCTGGCAGATAGGGTGTGCTGCCTGGTACACTATGGGGGTAGATAGGGTGAATATGATGTGTCTCTCAAATGCAGTGTGGGATGCAGCAAAGAAGGGAATTAGGGGGGGGTCAGGTGAACGTGTCTCTAATACTGCGCCTGTGAGAGATGCAGCAAGGAGGGAATTAAGAAAAGCCTTTTCCTCTTATTATACATGTCTATCACGGAGACATTGCATCAGGTTGTGTCATTGAGCCATTGAGCGAATGACACCGACAGGCGTTGCTCTGTCGGATTTGTTTAGATAAAAAAAACAATTGATAATTGAATTATTATTTTTGCAATTATCCTATTCATAACCCATTATTGGCAAAAACATGCGTGGTACAAGCACACAGTAGAAACGCGGGAGGAAAGTAGGCTACCCTTGTCTTTTGTATCAATTCACGAGGTGCAGACAGCAACTTACATGGTCACCACGGGTTTCTGCTGGTCAATGCCCTGAACACGTTCTCCCACCGTGCGTTTTCACATGGGTCCGCAGTGAGAGGCTTTTCCGCAATGAGTCCGGAGTATGGGGACGTTAATCCCTCATATCCGTGACTCGCTTCCCGCGACCGCGGTTGGAGAGTTTCACAATCCGGTCTATTTCCTTCTCGTTGTTCATTCATAAAGCAAAACCTCTTACAGTTTACGGTAATGTAAAGGAATGTAAACACTACTGGTTGGATCCAGCCGGCGCCGTGGACTACCACTGCGCTAAAAAATAAACAAGTTGTCAATGgctaaaaaatataaaaaaataacgaCGCGGAGAAACCAGCACCTCATAATCCTGGCACTCATGCCACCGCTTTATCCAATGAAAATTGACGTCGCTGTATAAAACAAAGTCCACTAGGCAGAGGAAGAAAAGTGGGGAGGTAATGtacggagagagcgagagagactgggATAGAGCAACAGACCGTGCTGATGGAGAGTGGACGCGCCTGACTCAGCAGCAAACAatacacgcgcgcacgcacgccaACAGCAGCACACATCTACATCCACAAATGACGCGCAGCACAAATTGCTATTGTTATGTCCTTACCTCATTAGGCGAACCTCTCCACACACCCACTGTGTTTCTCCAGACTGTAAAACAAAAAATCTCGCCCGTTGGTTAACCTAATCTTATTTATTCTCATTATTCCAGCTCCCATTAATAATTAATGCAAGGGATTGAGTTTCCCAACATGGTCTTAGATTAGCATTATTCAGTGGCTGTGAACACAAATAAATTCCAATAAAATGTAATTAGGCGGGATAATCTTTAAAACATGGAACATCGAGAAAGTGACAAACACTGCTCTATTCTCACTGTAGGCTATTTGACCGCTCCAACATTGTGTCTCTCAGGATCATGTATAACGAATAAGGCTAATTTACTCTCCCAATGTTTGGAATTGACTCGCAATACTTTATGTTTATGGCATGATTGCTAATAGGGCCTATACACCAAGACACCATATGCACACCAAGACATGCTGCCCTACacaatgataatgacatgataaTGAAGTGGTGTTGAAGTGGGCTATTATGCTGATTAAGCTTGAGTCGGGTGGAAAAATTGGTGTTAGGGTTGATGCGGTGTGATACTGTAGTCGATTCTAATGAGTTATGTGCAGTATAAGTAGGACGTAAGGGGGTTGTTCACTGTGAGGGACCTTAAAACAAGAGGCCTAACTGTAATTGTAATAGAGGTTGTTCGGTGAACAACGCCCATATAATAACCTTGCCTGagtgagacctgaagacttgcgTTGACTCTCAGAGCTAATGCCTATACAAAAAAATGATTTGTTACCAGATAGGtgcatgtgttgttttacagggtcaccCATAGTAGTACAGATCCCCTGGAGCAAATTGGGGTGAAGTGCCTTGCTGAAAGGCACATCGACAGACTTTTCACCTTGCTGGCTCTGGTATTCAAACctgcgacctttcggttactggcccaacactctaaccgctaggctaccggctgccctttagctcagtgggctaacccAGTCTGAGTCCGCAGTCACAGTGGTGTTCTGACTTGGATGTATATCTGCGAAGAAGAAAAGGTCAAAGGGGGGTGAAGTGTAACGTGTTTTGGATTGTGTGATGCGTTTGCTTTAGTTCAGTGTATAGAAGACCATGGTTCCAACCATAGCCGCGATAAGTAGTTTGGGGGTGGGGATGCAGCGatgttttaataaatgtttttttgtatttttgtatgttttccaaggtgctgcagcaccttcagcacccctacttcccgcggctatggtTCCAACCCTATTGATGCAGAGGAGTCAAAGACCTTCACTATGACTGACATAGCAAATtacgttttatattttatattcatgTCTTCAGAAGAAAGAGTTGCAAATTTTGCACTCAAATGCTTAGCAACGTTGTCCTTGTCTTTGAACAAAAAATATACATTAAGAAAAGAGGGTTCCATCTTTTAGTGATAATTAAAATGTAGGTGCGGTGGCTCATTCTAATATTTTGGGGCTTGGTTTGCGCTCTTTTTGTGCAACCGTGAGTGAGAGTGACATTGTAGTTTATCTAATCGGTTGTGTTATTTCATTATATGTTAAATATCATATGGCCAGTAATGGTGTCTCATGAAATACTCATGTAAGGCATTGTGTCACTTGAAAACTGTTGATTAAATCAGTGGTTCTCAATTCTCTCCTCAGGTACCGCCAGCCAGCACacatgattcaacttgtcaattaaCACAATATTAACACCTATGGAATTTTAACACTATAATAGAGCTaaccagaagaaaaaaacatgtaTGGTTCTTCAAAAGGTATTTTAACCTTTGAGATTGAGAAAagttctttatagaaccattaacaagggttctatatagaaccaaaAAAGGTTGGAACAATAGCGGAGACGTTTTTGATGCTATATAGAACCGTTCTTTGTAGAAACTTAGgaaagggttctttatagcaccataaatgttccatttagaacctcatgagcatggttctttatagaaccttcaaAAAAAGAGTTCAATATAGCACCAAAAAGGTATCTGCTATGGTTACAAGCCAAATAACCCTAATTTGGCACtagaaccatttttttttttgtgtatcCTAACATGCTGACTAGACCGGGTGCGCGCATGCTCCGTGTGCACCATCATgctcatgttgattttgtccatccacacc
Coding sequences:
- the LOC129841896 gene encoding rho-related BTB domain-containing protein 3-like isoform X2; translated protein: MSIHIVALGSECPGGVGPGEEAMGQGQLQGGLLWSYLGHGAMAGGPEESSLSNPAFMEYTSHVFGDVTVVVQDCPSWDLLDSDWASVRSVLEQADILVIKYSINDKLAFQQVRNGYAPRLRPLLRHWGVPVILVAVGARLNDEGPPCTCPLCASDWSSCVPHSEGLQLSRDLGATYLELPSLNHVFVGRYFGSVLEYFMIQCLKQKAKERPEKRRGNKLNEPHPPHLEQPARLPPIRVEESSFSKDLQWLLERGGQFADVAFYSGDSGKELGWGHAAVLCAVSPYFRQLLLGPKARERPISRCACRGDGGPPSLLSTWDGGLGMEDGSRPDGHLAGRLSRLVVKDPLLCLCLWETLMFLYRGAWEWEHLQEAVGEKLKNSLAVAQLMDRIRSFLGRDKGSRDTPNARPAQLGPQSLVNLFNSPLYSDVIFMVQGSVLPAHRAVLVARCDVMAAMFSGKYAEARSRVVPIHGVSSDTFLFFLEYLYTDTCCPASVLQAMAVLVCAEMYQVKRLQHLCEVCVCAYLQSMPSRELASTGISVIRLLRRAKCHNAEQLYVWLLHFIANNYLIFSHKPDFLELSEEEREQVERLRWPSRGYLQELSEYQQRRRKLKKSRCLVM
- the LOC129841896 gene encoding rho-related BTB domain-containing protein 3-like isoform X1 gives rise to the protein MSIHIVALGSECPGGVGPGEEAMGQGQLQGGLLWSYLGHGAMAGGPEESSLSNPAFMEYTSHVFGDVTVVVQDCPSWDLLDSDWASVRSVLEQADILVIKYSINDKLAFQQVRNGYAPRLRPLLRHWGVPVILVAVGARLNDEGPPCTCPLCASDWSSCVPHSEGLQLSRDLGATYLELPSLNHVFVGRYFGSVLEYFMIQCLKQKAKERPEKRRGNKLNEPHPPHLEQPARLPPIRVEESSFSKDLQWLLERGGQFADVAFYSGDSGKELGWGHAAVLCAVSPYFRQLLLGPKARERPISRCACRGDGGPPSLLSTWDGGLGMEDGSRPDGHLAGRLSRLVVKDPLLCLCLWETLMFLYRGAWEWEHLQEAVGEKLKNSLAVAQLMDRIRSFLGRDKGSRDTPNARPAQLGPQSLVNLFNSPLYSDVIFMVQGSVLPAHRAVLVARCDVMAAMFSGKYAEARSRVVPIHGVSSDTFLFFLEYLYTDTCCPVCCRPWPCWCVQRCTR